A region of Anolis carolinensis isolate JA03-04 unplaced genomic scaffold, rAnoCar3.1.pri scaffold_7, whole genome shotgun sequence DNA encodes the following proteins:
- the myl10 gene encoding myosin regulatory light chain 10 encodes MAPKKMARHKKEGGSSNVFSMFDQSQIQEFKEAFTIMDQNRDGFIDKADLRDTFAALGRLNVKNEELEEMIKEAPGAINFTVFLTMFGEKLKGTDPEEIILNAFRAFDREGKGYVKADYMKEMLMTQADRFTNEEIKQTFSAFPPDPSGNLDYKNLVYVITHGEEKD; translated from the exons ATG GCACCCAAAAAAATGGCACGGCACAAGAAGGAAGGCGGCAGCTCCAACGTCTTCTCCATGTTCGATCAGAGCCAGATTCAGGAGTTCAAAGAG GCATTCACCATTATGGACCAGAACCGAGACGGCTTCATAGACAAGGCTGACCTCAGAGACACGTTTGCTGCACTGG GTCGCCTGAATGTCAAGAACGAAGAACTGGAAGAGATGATCAAGGAAGCCCCGGGCGCCATCAACTTCACCGTCTTCCTCACCATGTTTGGGGAGAAGCTCAAAG GCACTGATCCCGAAGAAATCATTTTGAATGCTTTCCGGGCGTTCGACCGAGAAGGAAAAGGTTACGTGAAAGCAGACTA CATGAAAGAAATGCTCATGACGCAGGCGGACCGGTTCACCAATGAGGAG ATCAAGCAGACGTTCAGCGCTTTCCCTCCGGATCCTTCCGGGAACCTTGACTACAAGAACCTTGTTTACGTGATCACCCATGGCGAGGAGAAGGACTAA